Genomic segment of Aquarana catesbeiana isolate 2022-GZ linkage group LG02, ASM4218655v1, whole genome shotgun sequence:
AGATCTGTCTTTGAATTAACTGTTGATGCACAGCAAAACTTCTTAAAATAAATGGTGTCTAACTATGTAATTTCATCacaaataccaaaaataaatgtttatttctCATCTTGGGATAATGGGATATTAAATGGTTATCTAATATTAGGCTGTAACCTGATGTACTGTTAACCAACAGGCATATAAAGGAATTATTTGCTTTAATTTCCCAAGTCCTGAAATGAGTAATACTTCCCTATTTTTAGGAATTGTAATGGAATAAGAGATGTAGACATATTCTGTTCTAAGAAAGCTTTACCGGTTATCACACCGGCTCAGTAGAAGGTATTTTGGTTCCTTTTAGCCCACCTTACTGTAACCTGCCAGGTTATATTTTCTAAATTTACTGATGAAAATTACTTCTTTACTTTGAGACATTTTACTTTTTAACGTGAACATCTTTTTCCCTTGCAGGTACAAGAGCCTGGTCACTGGAAAAAGAGCAAGAACCATCATTGCTGTCTTCTGGATTCTATCCTTTGGCATTGGCTTAACTCCCCTGATGGGCTGGAACTGCATGGAAGGAGACTGTGGTTCAAATGAAACTATATCTAGCCGCAACAGAACGATTTCCTGTTTGTTCGAAAAAGTGGTTACAATGACTTACATGGTGTACTTCaatttttttgggtgtgttttacTTCCATTGTTAATCATGCTGGGAATATACATCAAGATTTTTATGGTGGCCCGAAAACAGCTAAGACAAATTGAAATGAAATGTATCGGTGCTGACAACTCAAGGACCACTCTTCAGAAGGAGGTGAATGCAGCCAAATCATTGGCCATCATTGTGGGTCTCTTTGCTTTTTGCTGGTTGCCCATTCACATCTTGAACTGCATCAACCTCTTTGACCCTGAGTTCCACAAGAGAAAGCCAGGCTGGGTCATGTACGTAGCCATCATCTTGTCTCATGCCAACTCTGTGGTCAATCCAATCATATATGCTTACAAAATAAGAGACTTTCGCTACACCTTTCGTAAGATTATCTCTAAGAACCTTCTCTGCAAGAAGGACAACTTCTCTAAGTTTCCTAATGGCAGCATTGGGCATGCCAGACAAACGCATATCAGCAGCGTAAGTGCTGGCAATGTTTTAATGTGACTTCATAGACTCCCTGGTGCCTTCAACTGGGCGAAGGAATCTTCTGTAGTTTGGTTTCCTGGACACATTATGAGAACTTATTTCTGAGACCATGAAGGGTTTCCTGACTGACAACTTTGCTGCTGCACTTTGTTCATAGAAAATGTTCACCTTTACTTTTACTATGAAGGTATTACTGAAATTTCCAGTCTTCTCTGCACTGTTGACAGTCTTACTAATTTTACCGAAGCCATGAGATACCTACTCATCGAAGCATGTAATATGTTAAGGAACTTCATTTAAAAACAGATACATTACTTAGAGGGCTGTGCACATAATCCCTAAACTGgtgttttcacacatttttttttttttaacaggtaaacATTCTTAGACTAAGAAATTAAAATCATGTTTAGAAATGATGGAAGGAATTCTCCATAGCTACTTACATTTTTTTAGGATACATCATAGTGTCATATATGTTTTTGAATGTAAAGTTAATTTCTGTATTTAGATTCATTATTTGTTAGGATTATGCATATAGTCCTATCTGCCATATATGTCAGACTGTATGCTGAAGTTGTCCATCTGTAATCTTATGCATACAGACATAGTATATGTAAAGATAAAAGAGGGTAGAAAACATGGGGGACATTAAGTCATCTGGATACATTAGATGGTGTTAAAGCCCAGCTTCTAACAAACTTAGAATCACTTAAGTGAAAAGTCAGCTTTTGAGAAAGTTTCATTGCCTATTCTGTTCCCTTATTCtttcataggaacctatttattgTCATGCATTGTACCCGAGTGGAAATATTCCATGGGAAGATCAAATAGATCAGATATTATTGCCAGGTTATTTTTATTAAGCTACCACATGGCTGCAAAATGGTCTGTGCAGAGTGCTAAACACTTCATGTAATTGACAATAAACATCCATATCCTGCATTTGATGAAGGTTACCTGATTTTTTGGTACTAAATAGAACCTCTCACAATATCTACATGGGAGTTGTCACTGCTGACTTTTGTAAAAGCGAAGGTCATCTTTAGTTACATGTTAAACCTATATTCAGGGTATAACATGCACATGTTGCTAAAGCAGCAGCCCTGCACCTCCCTGATCCCCCATTGTGACAGTGGACAGAGGTTCCTCCCACACAGCCCCAAATTGTTCATTTACAGCCATCTgtcaatgaatgaactacaagccctatCTGCCACCACGGCAAgcaacttgtagttctcaatgaaaatTTGCTTTTGTTATTTGGGACTATATTCTTTAATGGTGCAGACTGGTTTGCATGCAACCAATGTTCAGACACCAAATTTGCCTACTTGTTTCAAGTCAGCTATTATACGTAGGAGTGACAGCCCCTCAAAACACATTGGCAATATTTCCTTCTTAAAAAAAGCTGTTTGGAAGAAATATAGAGCCAATCATTGCTTACCTTCCTAAAATGTTAGCTGTCAGTTGTCGTGTTGAACCTCTTTCATAGAATGAGGAACAAGTGTAAAGAATAGAAGAATTCAGTATGAGTTTTTGACTTGCATGTCTCCATGATCTGTGAATCAGCATACATCTCCTTGACCTGTGAatcagcctacatatttctctcagtacagattttctttaaaatTTCCCCAACCAATATGGCATTTCCACATGCTGTATGCATGTCATCCATTTagaccagtggtcttcaaactgtggccagtggtccaaatgtggccctttgattGCCTGAATGTGGCCTTTGGAGCACAGTTCCTCTCGCTGATAAGAGGTATGATTGCGCTCATTGACACAaggcactgtttctcccactgacaccaatgaggcatcattcctcccactgacaactaaTACCAATTTTGAGGCATCCTTCCTCCTCTTACTAACCACaggcattatgtattttttttactcccactgatcaccaagcctAATCCTGGGGCATTTTCTGCTCTCACTTGGCACACTCTGGCcctcctgaagtctgaaggacagtaaactagccctttgtttagaaagtttggagacctctggtttaGATAAATGGTAAGATTTTCCATTTAACACAGTGGGTAATTTAGGAGTCTATTTCAAGCATAAAGGAACAAAACAGGCAATAAATGATTTCCAAAACTAAAGTTTTTGTACTTCTATAATTCAGCCCAGGACTTAATATTACAACAATAATTTATGTTACAACTGTGGATTTTCAGCATTATCCTGCTCAATGGGATACTATAGAATCCTTCCTGCGTTCAGTAAAGAAGAAAACATCAGAGACAGCCTCATGTAAGGATGGACATCTTACTCCATCCATATAATATGATTTTTAACTATTACTTTACAATGACTGGAGCAGGGAACAGAATTAGCTGGCTTTGTCCTGTATTGCCTTTCAGCGGGTTGAGTCTAGGAACAGTGAAGGCTCAAATTAGACTGAAACCAAAAAAAGGCAATGCTGAGACAAGGTCCAAGGGGAAAAGCACAACTCCTAAGAATCCAAGAGAAAAGTCTACAATTTGCTGTAAatagatctatatttatatatttgtactaTTTCTGTGTTGCAGAAGGAAATCTTGTAAATGATGTACAAAACACAGAGCAGGTCACTGGGTTGAAAACCTTTGTGTGGTTACGTCTCTTGTAAATTTATTGTGTTAACGACAATCTGAGGTTCACTGCTTTGGTGAAGGGCTACCCATTTTTGAAAACTGACCATTCATCAGTTACACGATATAAAGAAAATGGATGAAGCTGTACTGTAAAAGTTCTTAAAGGGAAGGAGACATAAAATACAGGCTGCCATTATCAAAAGGTATATGAGATTAAAGAGGGAAGAACAAAGAGTATAGGAacacatagcaaccaatcagatttatttttttttaaatcagatcattGAGAGATTATTTATAATGTGTTGCTAGGATTATTGCATGTTGCCTTACAGGGCTTCCATTCCCGACCTGCTTTTTAAAGGCGCAGATGTTCGGACCGTCATCCTTATCCTTGCCTCATTGCTTAGTAAGTCACTGACACTTCAGTGGTCAAATATTGGCAGGTTCCTATGATCACACAAGAATgagtgtatgtgtttgtgtgtgtgcttGCTCATATTTATCACAAATGAATCCTTGTTACCAGTGACAGTTCCAGATTTTCAATCCTAGGGAATTTTTTTCGCTGTGAAACATCACAGATTTTCTTACTGGCCAACTGCCTATGATTTTTCTAAATTCTTATGTTTACATTTGGCTTGCTAACCTAAGGAGAACTAGTCACAATTAGGCCTATGAACTTCATTATGGAAGATCTATCTCTACTTCCATATTTAGGCTGTTTTTTAGCCTGACACATCAGATTTGGTTGAAGCAGAAAGTGACACTATTCCCAATCCTCAAATGGCTCCCATTCCTAACAGTTGTCGGTTCTGCTCAGGAGCTCAACCTTGCTAGTAATCGTAGAGGTCCTTACGATTATAAGCAGAGTCTACCTTTTTGACCAtgcttcatgttacacccatatttaaagTGTAACATGAAACAAGCACTCCAGCAAAAGAACTCCTAAATCTGAATTGAGCATGAGTGCAGTGATGTCATCGCACTTGTAGTCCATAGAGATTACTTCTAGCCCCATAATTTGAGAGGTACAGACCTGTGGCTGAAAAAATAGTCTACAGAAGCCCATGCATTGCATCCATGATCCACtgattgcagttgcaatgctttgcaggttctAATGAATTAAAATATTAAATGTGCAAGTTGGGATCAATGcgggtacatttattattttttgttcaaaAGCTGGAATTAGCCTTTAAGCCCACATGCTGGGTAAAAATTGTCAGAGTGTGGTGATCCAGGGAGGGTCTTGTCTTCAACATCTTCCTGGATCAATGATGGTTTTTGAGGATGGTCTATACATGTGACGTGCAGCATTCTCATGACTTCAGGTTGAGTGTCAGGGATCAGAGGTAACCTGAAGATGGAGAGTTACTGCCCTGACAACTTTCTTATTACCTCATGCAGAATCTACAAACTCCTGAGGATTAGTAAACTCTTTAAATAACAGGACCCTGGAGTTACAAGGTAAACCTATACAATTATCATAATTCAAAGCAAAAGTAAAgcatcagaaaaatatataaaaaaaaaaatggcactccAGGAGCTTTTTTGCTTTAAAATGCAAGAATGCACAGCATATTTGCACATCATGGCACACTAACCTGGTAAAGCAATCTCCTCCAGCGTTGTGATGTCTGCGCTGCCCTCTATCACTGATGCGTCCATTTTCACTTGGTCTTCTTCTGGTTTCAAAGTCCTTGGCCATCTTTGTTGGCTGGGTCAGGATGATGTAACTCCTGTGTGTGTGCACGGGGATTACCTTGTCCCAGCATAGAGTTGTGCCAAAACTGTACACTAAGCTGCACAAGCATGGCTATGTGTACACTCAGGAAAAGAAaacttgttagtttttttttttttttttttttaaagtttatttccaGTTTAGGCCTTTCATGGCTAGTTTTGGTAATGTGCCAGCACACCTTAAAGAGAATCAGTGACTGCAGTGGGCCTCTCTAAATCATACTGTAGCTAGCTTGTGAATATGAGACATTTAGACCTCTAAGAATGGTATCAATTGGAGATTCCATAACGAGCAGAAAGCAAATGAAGCATTTGTATACAATGACATTGTAAAGCAACTAGGAAGCCCATTTTAGTCACATATGGGTGGTCCATAGGAGACTTTAAACAGCCTAATATGCTTGAAAGTTGCCAAGTCTATGGATGTATTTTTAGCCAATAGCATACTGACATCATCACAGCATAAAGGAGGGTATATCTTTTGTAAAAAGAGCAGCCTGTAATTTATGTTTAGTGGtcccttaaaggagaactatatCTGTAAAATAAGATCATTGTTCCACAATCCAATTCCATGCTTTACAAGTAATGCCAGATTCGGGTGAAACTACCCTTTTTTTACTTCCCTGATCGTGCAAAACTTGAGAAATGACTCCACTATCTCACATGAGGTCTGCAATCCACAAAATTGCTGCTTCCCCTGCTTCTGATAGTCTGTGGCATTGTCTAAGTTATTCAGCTATGCATATTACAAAATACTAAGCCTTACCTATTTTGGTATTGTTCAATTAAACATTGTTTAAATGAAACACTCCAAAGCTACCTTTTGGTAGCAGTAGGATTTTGATGGATTGCCATGTGGAAACAGACAAAAAAGGGCACAAGAGATCGTATCTACCAGTCTAAATCCATACAACACATTTCACATCTTATACTGTTAACTTTTTGATAATGTATCTTTGTTTgaatactgtgatttttttttaatactgtactgTTTTgcactttaatggaaaaaaaatgcaGAATTTTACAATATTTATAAAGGATATGTTGGTTTTAGTTATGTACATTCCCTGGAAATATACAAGCTATATATGTGTCAAGTTGATTTTTAAATATAACTTTATTTTACATAAaatgtaaataagaaaaaaattggaaaaaatgctTCATCCACTGTATGTTTCTGTGTAATTGTTCCTGCACAGAGATGTCAATCATAACCCTTGTAATGTGATCTCTATTAGAATATAATGACCCGTTGTCAGGGGTCCATACTTTGTAAACAGGCTGCAGTAGCCTTTGTTGCACAATGTAAAGGGCCCATTTGATGCTTTAAAAGACTGTTGTTAAAAATCAGCACTTACAACAAAGAGATCCATGCAAAGAAGACATAAATCGTTCACCTCTCCTGTTGCCCTGGTCCTGCATGTGCTGGCTGAAGATCCTTCTGGACCTGACTTTTCCAGGAGTGTCAGTTTTCTGGTCCCCCATCACATACTGTGGACCTTCCTGTCGATCCTTACAGTAGTGACATAGAAGACGGTGGATTAAACCATTGAGTGTGGCAGGGGACCAGGAAACTGGAATTCCCAAAAGTTACAGGCAGAAGGGCAAAATGGGTGGATATTAAATCTTTTCTTTGTGAGGAACCCTTTATTTTGAAAATAGATTTTAACAATAGAGTCAACATAAGGGTTGAATACTatcaaaaagttgaaaaaaataaataaatgtgataacAGTGGACGTTCTGGAACTATTCAGCACAAGACAACATTTCTTAACTGTTCTTGATGTTCTTGTCATTACTGTTTTGCACACACTAAACGCATTGATATTGAACTTTTGATATATGATGCCTCAGATCAAGAAGATTTTACTGAAGGAAAAAAAGCCAACTTGCCTTGAATTGATGTTCTTAGGCAGAACAATCTGGTGTAATACTCTGTGGACAGTTCCAACATATCGATATTAGGCTTTTTATCTTTTATGTACAATTATAGGCACTAACAATGTAATTGTGTATATGACAGGAGAAGAAAAGAACCTTTACTAAATATATACTGCTGTCTGAATGATGTACAAAGCTATAGTATGAATGCTTAGAAACCTGGTCGccttatttattaaagtgtattttcctcTACTTATGTATTTAGGCTTGGTTAATAAAATACTCAAGGAACAAGTTTGTAGTACACATAGCAACCAGTTAGATTCCATCTCGCAGTGTATCAGTTATGTAATGTCAGCTCTGATTGGCTGGTATGGTTTGCTGCCCTGTCTATTATAAAAGACTGAGTTCTAAAGATGAGCAAATGGTTAAACAGGTGAATGATGCACtttgcaaaccaaaaaaaaaaaaaaaggaagaaaagggccTGGAATTGTGTGATAGCACACTATATCCTCAAAACATTGTTTACCAAGTGTAGGTAGCGTCATTCTAGTAAAAAACACtgcatatacataaaaaaaacaggTTTGTCCTTATCAAGACTGAAAGGAACCAGAGGGCCAAATGAGTGACACAGCATGCAATGTAGGGATAAGTAGAAAAAAATATTACATGTATTAATGAGTTAAAAAATGTATCGAACTCCCCAGTGGGAGTTGAGACACAAAAAAATGACATATCCAAAGGCCACTGCGTCAAATAGTCTCTGGATGTAGAAACACACAGcacaagacaataaaaaaaaaaactacacataaACAATCGTCCGGACACCAGAAATCTATGCGTGGATGTCCATGCCAAGACTATTGAgtggtttaaaaatgtattttataaataaTGTAGAAAATATGGTATGGGCATCTGTGCAGA
This window contains:
- the ADORA2B gene encoding adenosine receptor A2b; this encodes MTISAPYIALEVIIAVLSIAGNVLVCWAVAINSTLKNATNYFLVSLAVADIAVGLLAIPFAITISIGFETDFHSCLFLACFVLVLTQSSIFSLLAVAIDRYLAIKIPLRYKSLVTGKRARTIIAVFWILSFGIGLTPLMGWNCMEGDCGSNETISSRNRTISCLFEKVVTMTYMVYFNFFGCVLLPLLIMLGIYIKIFMVARKQLRQIEMKCIGADNSRTTLQKEVNAAKSLAIIVGLFAFCWLPIHILNCINLFDPEFHKRKPGWVMYVAIILSHANSVVNPIIYAYKIRDFRYTFRKIISKNLLCKKDNFSKFPNGSIGHARQTHISSVSAGNVLM